A single Streptomyces sp. 2114.4 DNA region contains:
- a CDS encoding cyclase family protein yields the protein MPLPQEFHDIAERVNNWGRWGPDDEIGTLNLITEQVVREAAGCVRSGRRVPLALPLRQDGVQTGVIPGRVNPLHTMTAINQEIFGPGTVATTDDAVTMGLQAATHWDGLAHVSHSGRLYNNRPADSVTAHHGASCLGVEKATPIVSRGVLLDVARAHRTGQLPGGHAITPEDLDAAEEQAGTAVRAGDIVLVRTGQLRHYLAGDRQAYAFPSPGLSLRTPEWFHARDVAAVANDTLTFEIFPPEIENLWMPVHALDLVEMGMPQGQNWNLEELATACAQAGRWTFLLSAVAEPFVGGSGAPVAPVAIL from the coding sequence ATGCCCCTGCCGCAGGAGTTCCATGACATCGCCGAACGCGTGAACAACTGGGGGCGCTGGGGCCCGGACGACGAGATCGGGACCCTCAACCTGATCACCGAACAGGTCGTACGGGAGGCTGCCGGCTGCGTCCGCAGCGGCCGCCGCGTCCCGCTCGCCCTCCCGCTCCGACAGGACGGCGTACAGACCGGCGTGATCCCCGGCCGGGTCAACCCGCTGCACACAATGACTGCCATCAACCAGGAGATCTTCGGCCCCGGTACGGTCGCGACGACGGACGACGCGGTCACGATGGGCCTCCAGGCCGCCACCCACTGGGACGGCCTCGCCCATGTCTCCCACTCGGGACGGCTCTACAACAACCGCCCCGCCGACTCGGTCACCGCCCACCACGGCGCGAGCTGCCTCGGCGTGGAGAAGGCCACCCCGATCGTCTCCCGCGGCGTCCTCCTGGACGTGGCCCGCGCACACCGCACCGGGCAACTGCCCGGCGGGCACGCCATCACGCCCGAAGACCTGGACGCCGCCGAGGAGCAGGCCGGGACGGCGGTACGGGCCGGCGACATCGTCCTCGTACGGACCGGGCAACTGCGGCACTACCTGGCCGGCGACCGGCAGGCCTACGCGTTCCCGTCACCCGGCCTGTCGCTGCGCACCCCGGAGTGGTTCCACGCGCGCGATGTCGCGGCGGTCGCCAACGACACCCTGACTTTCGAGATCTTCCCGCCGGAGATCGAGAACCTGTGGATGCCGGTCCATGCGCTCGACCTCGTCGAGATGGGCATGCCACAGGGCCAGAACTGGAATCTGGAGGAGCTGGCGACGGCTTGCGCGCAGGCGGGACGCTGGACGTTCCTGCTGTCCGCGGTGGCCGAACCGTTCGTCGGAGGCTCCGGGGCGCCGGTCGCCCCCGTGGCGATCCTCTGA
- a CDS encoding ATP-binding protein — protein MQVLQVQLDVRPDPAEVGRARRWARSRLVGSGIGADEPLAETLILLISELVTNAVVHTGAAAELRMCFSGSGAVVGTVRVEVVDASARPPRQRHADGDDTNGRGLELVDGLADRWGWQQEGGGKRIWCEVDRGRPLLLASGSDLGAYEAARAAPRAVTHQA, from the coding sequence GTGCAGGTGCTTCAGGTTCAGTTGGACGTACGGCCCGACCCCGCGGAGGTGGGGAGGGCCCGGCGGTGGGCCAGGTCGCGGCTCGTGGGTTCCGGTATAGGGGCCGACGAACCACTTGCGGAGACGTTGATCCTTTTGATCTCCGAGCTCGTCACCAACGCCGTGGTGCACACCGGCGCGGCGGCCGAGCTGCGGATGTGTTTCTCCGGATCGGGTGCCGTGGTCGGGACGGTCCGGGTCGAAGTGGTGGACGCCAGCGCCCGCCCGCCACGCCAGCGGCACGCCGACGGCGACGACACCAACGGCCGCGGCCTGGAGCTGGTCGACGGCCTGGCCGACCGCTGGGGGTGGCAGCAGGAGGGCGGCGGCAAGCGGATCTGGTGCGAGGTGGACCGCGGCCGGCCACTGCTGCTGGCGTCAGGGTCCGATCTGGGGGCCTATGAAGCCGCGCGCGCGGCGCCGCGCGCCGTGACGCACCAGGCCTGA
- a CDS encoding acyl-CoA dehydrogenase family protein, with translation MDFQLTEDQRALRDGARELLAGRFGRERLRAAVEEPALDRALWRELGAAGFFALRLPEEAGGVGLGLPEAVLVLEEAGRALLPGPLVACQLLAGTVDGVAAGEKIVGLCEAEREPVLWEHPAECDELILVEGGAGDGCDGSGDGPGGRLGDEVRGEIRGKVRGAPRGAHGRTGGACRSAPDHVVCAPFASIDPLTPLARVVELPRTAPLALDVARLRREAALLTAAQQLGSAARTVEMAVGHAREREQFGVPIGSFQAVKHLCAQMLVRAEIARSAVYAAAVTECVLDVASAKLLADEAAVRNARDCLQVHGGMGFTWEADVHLHLKRAWLRAERWEVAREAEELLAAGLVA, from the coding sequence GTGGACTTCCAACTCACCGAGGACCAGCGGGCGTTGCGGGACGGTGCCCGGGAGCTGCTGGCCGGACGGTTCGGCCGGGAACGGCTGCGGGCCGCGGTGGAGGAACCGGCGCTGGACCGTGCGCTGTGGCGCGAGCTGGGCGCGGCCGGGTTCTTTGCGCTGCGGCTGCCGGAGGAGGCCGGCGGAGTGGGGCTCGGGCTGCCGGAAGCGGTGCTGGTCCTCGAGGAGGCCGGGCGCGCGCTGCTGCCGGGGCCGCTGGTGGCGTGCCAGCTACTGGCCGGGACGGTGGACGGGGTCGCGGCCGGCGAGAAGATCGTCGGGCTCTGCGAGGCGGAGCGGGAGCCGGTGCTGTGGGAACACCCGGCGGAGTGCGATGAGTTGATCTTGGTGGAGGGGGGTGCGGGTGACGGGTGCGACGGGTCCGGTGACGGGCCTGGGGGCAGGCTCGGGGACGAGGTTCGGGGTGAGATCAGGGGGAAAGTCCGGGGCGCACCCAGGGGCGCACACGGGCGCACGGGCGGCGCCTGCCGGAGTGCGCCGGACCACGTGGTCTGCGCCCCCTTCGCCTCCATCGATCCCCTCACCCCGCTCGCCCGCGTGGTGGAGCTGCCGCGTACCGCACCCCTGGCCCTGGACGTCGCCCGGCTCCGCCGTGAGGCCGCGCTGCTCACCGCTGCCCAGCAACTGGGAAGCGCGGCCCGCACGGTCGAGATGGCGGTGGGCCATGCCCGCGAGCGCGAGCAGTTCGGTGTGCCCATCGGCTCGTTCCAGGCGGTCAAGCATCTGTGCGCACAGATGCTGGTACGGGCGGAAATCGCCCGAAGTGCGGTATACGCGGCGGCGGTCACGGAGTGTGTTCTCGATGTCGCGTCCGCGAAGCTGCTGGCCGACGAGGCCGCAGTGCGGAACGCCCGCGACTGCCTGCAGGTCCACGGCGGAATGGGCTTCACCTGGGAGGCCGATGTGCATCTGCATCTCAAGCGGGCCTGGTTGCGGGCCGAGCGCTGGGAAGTGGCGCGTGAGGCGGAAGAACTGCTGGCCGCGGGCTTGGTCGCCTGA
- a CDS encoding acyl-CoA dehydrogenase family protein: MDLTYTPEEEDFRARLRAWLGEVLPRLPAKPAAADWPGRRAYDTAWQRMLYDAGYAGLHWPREAGGQGATPTQHLIFLEETERAGAPYVGANFVGLLHAGPTLAVEGSAAQRARWLPPILRGDEIWCQGFSEPDAGSDLAALRTRAVRDGDSYVVSGAKIWTSHAEVADWCELLVRTDPAAPRHRGISWLAMPMDAPGVTVRPLRTLAGSTEFAEMFLDEVRVPVGNRVGAENDGWRVTMVTLSFERGTAFVGEVVACRRVLGALATAARANGRWDDAVLRRRLGRLHAEFAALWRLIQWNVSEAMGGPPGAGRRGSGGGVPGIGGSVFKLRYSHVRQELYDTAAQVLGAGALDADHEWAADRLSSLSYTIAAGTSQIQQNIVAERILGLPKGR, encoded by the coding sequence ATGGACCTCACGTACACACCGGAAGAGGAAGACTTCCGGGCCAGGCTGCGCGCCTGGCTCGGCGAGGTGCTGCCGCGGCTCCCCGCGAAGCCCGCCGCGGCCGACTGGCCCGGCCGGCGGGCGTATGACACCGCCTGGCAGCGGATGCTGTACGACGCCGGATACGCGGGCCTGCACTGGCCGCGGGAGGCCGGCGGACAGGGCGCCACGCCCACCCAGCACCTGATCTTCCTGGAGGAGACCGAGCGTGCCGGGGCGCCCTACGTCGGCGCGAACTTCGTCGGGCTGCTGCACGCGGGGCCGACCCTTGCCGTCGAGGGCAGCGCCGCACAGCGCGCCCGCTGGCTGCCACCGATCCTGCGCGGCGACGAGATCTGGTGCCAGGGCTTCAGCGAACCGGACGCCGGCTCCGACCTCGCCGCGCTGCGGACCAGGGCCGTACGCGACGGGGACAGCTATGTCGTCAGCGGCGCCAAGATCTGGACCTCGCACGCCGAGGTCGCCGACTGGTGCGAACTCCTCGTCCGCACCGACCCGGCCGCGCCCCGGCACCGCGGCATCAGCTGGCTGGCGATGCCCATGGACGCACCGGGCGTGACGGTGCGGCCGCTGCGCACCCTGGCCGGTTCGACGGAGTTCGCCGAGATGTTCCTCGACGAGGTGCGGGTGCCGGTCGGCAACCGCGTCGGCGCGGAGAACGACGGCTGGCGGGTGACGATGGTGACGCTCTCCTTCGAGCGCGGCACCGCCTTCGTCGGCGAGGTGGTGGCCTGCCGCCGGGTGCTCGGTGCGCTGGCCACGGCCGCGCGCGCCAACGGCCGCTGGGACGACGCCGTGCTGCGCCGCAGGCTGGGCCGGCTGCATGCGGAGTTCGCCGCGCTGTGGCGGCTGATCCAGTGGAATGTCAGCGAGGCGATGGGAGGCCCGCCGGGCGCCGGACGGCGGGGGAGCGGCGGTGGTGTCCCGGGAATCGGCGGTTCGGTCTTCAAGCTCCGCTATTCGCACGTCCGCCAGGAGCTGTACGACACGGCGGCCCAGGTGCTCGGGGCGGGCGCGCTGGACGCGGACCACGAGTGGGCGGCGGACCGGCTCTCGTCCCTCTCGTACACCATCGCGGCCGGTACCTCGCAGATCCAGCAGAACATCGTCGCCGAGCGGATCCTCGGCCTGCCGAAGGGGCGGTGA
- a CDS encoding winged helix DNA-binding domain-containing protein encodes MNHSRPRIDTAARRARLGRRHLLAPAYRAGRTEEVADAVVGLHATDPATVHLAACARLTAPDPADVERALYDEGSLVRLLCMRRTLFAVGAALAPVVASSTAKTIAARERAGMVKWLTEGAPGWDERRLADVEARTLAALSARGEATAAELAAEVPDLRDTIVNSPGKPYQATVAVSSRILRVLAAEGRIRRGRPRGGWTSSSYRWRPGTAFTELPAPPAPEARAALAGRWLASYGPATVDDLKWWTGWTLTATRQALTAVGAVEVDLDDGTLGFALPGDLAPVAVPDPWAALLPALDPTAMGWRNRDWYLDPAHVPQLFDRSGNIGPTVWWCGRIIGGWAQRADGEIVWRLLTDGAGTSLRGRSRELGGGSEAAAAVAAEAARLAAWLGDVRVTPRMRTPLERELSG; translated from the coding sequence ATGAATCACTCGCGACCCCGTATCGACACCGCCGCGCGCCGTGCCCGCCTCGGGCGGCGGCACCTGCTCGCGCCCGCGTACCGGGCGGGCCGTACCGAGGAGGTGGCCGATGCGGTCGTGGGGCTGCATGCCACCGATCCGGCGACCGTCCATCTGGCGGCCTGCGCCCGGCTGACCGCTCCGGACCCGGCCGATGTGGAGCGCGCGCTGTACGACGAGGGGTCGCTGGTCCGGCTGCTGTGCATGCGCCGCACGCTCTTCGCGGTCGGCGCCGCCCTCGCCCCGGTCGTCGCCTCGTCCACCGCGAAGACCATCGCCGCCAGGGAGCGGGCGGGGATGGTCAAGTGGCTCACCGAGGGCGCTCCGGGCTGGGACGAACGGCGGCTGGCCGATGTCGAGGCGAGGACGCTGGCCGCGCTGAGCGCACGCGGCGAGGCGACCGCGGCCGAACTCGCCGCCGAGGTGCCCGACCTGCGCGACACCATCGTGAACTCCCCCGGCAAGCCGTACCAGGCCACGGTCGCCGTCTCCAGCCGGATCCTGCGCGTACTGGCCGCCGAGGGCCGCATCCGGCGCGGGCGGCCGCGCGGCGGCTGGACCAGCAGCTCCTACCGCTGGCGGCCGGGCACCGCGTTCACCGAACTGCCCGCGCCGCCGGCTCCCGAGGCACGGGCCGCACTCGCCGGCCGCTGGCTCGCCTCGTACGGACCGGCGACCGTCGACGATCTCAAGTGGTGGACGGGCTGGACGCTCACCGCCACCCGGCAGGCGCTGACCGCCGTCGGCGCCGTCGAGGTGGACCTGGACGACGGCACCCTGGGCTTCGCGCTGCCCGGTGACCTCGCACCGGTCGCCGTACCCGACCCCTGGGCCGCCCTGCTGCCGGCCCTCGACCCCACCGCGATGGGCTGGCGGAACCGCGACTGGTACCTCGACCCGGCCCACGTACCGCAGCTCTTCGACCGCAGCGGGAACATCGGGCCGACGGTGTGGTGGTGCGGCCGGATCATCGGCGGCTGGGCCCAGCGTGCGGACGGCGAGATCGTCTGGCGGCTGCTGACGGACGGTGCGGGCACCTCCCTGCGCGGGCGGAGCCGAGAGCTCGGGGGAGGCTCCGAAGCCGCCGCGGCGGTGGCGGCCGAGGCGGCCCGGCTGGCGGCCTGGCTCGGGGACGTCCGGGTCACCCCGCGGATGCGGACTCCGCTGGAGCGGGAGTTGAGCGGGTGA
- a CDS encoding protein kinase, which yields MDEYAGRVLAERYRLPLRPLGDDDFTETRAFDTFSGQEVLIRQVPLPEVVEAEVVGAEVVGAATAGPGERTSGERRPGGGRFGAGRGTAGSAAGVADRSPRDPAVRRALEAATTAAQLADHPRLEQVFDAFAQDGSLWIVAELLTARPLSALLAERPLSPHRAAEIAADLLTALRVLHTNGWLHRNITARTVLVCEDGRAILTGLAVGAAQEALCAGEASGGGNASGESAAERPDGDGTAAEGPASDGSDSDGAASGEAASDEAASDGAAADRPASAATSLTKPPADGTAATATAYGRPSAGLAAERARQTRLTVIGPVTERWAPEQAGPVHENWQLAPPVGPATDLWAVGALLYRSVQGQPPFPEDSAVELAQLVCSQPPAVAEECGALRPVVESLLRQDPADRPDFEELSGWLRSLIRTAPEPEAGSRLVTMPASQGADPRRLPIVRRRGELVRKGRHKKTRASRRARPQPAPAVAGADGTPAAAAAPLVPPAPDPERSAPLAAAPRPPRPPKQSKPLRPPRQVRAERRAEPAEPWGYGGAADGEPYEQQTLGEVGQVGQVDQVGHGGQGGLGDVSRPGRPARAPRPLGRLLLTVVLLLLVGAVIYAMAFLPKSGEDSRTGGEGADRAGTSGTAPASPTPPKDKGEGEGEGGSSGTGAPRATGPAGVAKGFEVRTDPEGFQVAVRKGWQRRGANDRDQVRYVGGDYELVVVPGRDTTAHSGTDPMAYMQNKEAELAPYRSSGWASASGLQRIDVGKTAMAEGTFSWRDGSGREVYVRNLAMIHNGRYHLVLVIGPDSGRHEVDELYEQATSAYRPR from the coding sequence GTGGACGAGTACGCGGGAAGGGTGCTCGCCGAGCGTTACCGCCTGCCGTTGCGGCCCCTCGGCGACGACGACTTCACCGAGACCCGGGCGTTCGACACCTTCAGCGGGCAGGAGGTGCTGATCCGTCAGGTGCCGCTGCCGGAGGTCGTCGAAGCGGAGGTCGTCGGGGCGGAGGTCGTGGGGGCGGCGACGGCAGGGCCCGGCGAGCGGACGTCCGGCGAGCGGCGGCCCGGCGGCGGCCGCTTCGGTGCCGGGCGGGGGACGGCGGGGAGCGCGGCCGGGGTCGCCGACCGCAGCCCGCGCGATCCTGCCGTACGACGCGCGCTGGAGGCCGCGACCACGGCCGCGCAGCTGGCCGACCACCCCCGGCTGGAGCAGGTCTTCGACGCCTTCGCGCAGGACGGCAGCCTCTGGATCGTCGCCGAACTCCTCACCGCCCGCCCGCTGTCCGCGCTGCTCGCCGAGCGGCCGCTGTCCCCGCACCGTGCCGCGGAGATCGCCGCGGACCTGCTCACCGCGCTGCGGGTGCTGCACACCAACGGCTGGCTCCACCGCAATATCACCGCCCGTACGGTCCTGGTCTGTGAGGACGGCCGGGCCATCCTGACCGGCCTGGCGGTGGGCGCGGCGCAGGAGGCGCTGTGCGCAGGCGAGGCGTCCGGCGGCGGGAACGCTTCCGGTGAGTCGGCGGCGGAGCGGCCGGATGGCGACGGGACGGCGGCGGAGGGGCCCGCTTCCGACGGTTCTGATTCCGACGGGGCCGCCTCCGGCGAAGCCGCTTCCGACGAGGCCGCTTCCGACGGGGCCGCGGCGGACCGGCCCGCCTCCGCCGCGACCTCGCTGACCAAGCCCCCGGCTGACGGCACTGCCGCCACAGCCACCGCATACGGCCGGCCCTCCGCCGGGCTCGCCGCCGAGCGGGCCCGGCAGACGCGGCTGACCGTCATCGGCCCGGTCACCGAGCGCTGGGCACCGGAGCAGGCCGGACCGGTCCATGAGAACTGGCAGCTGGCGCCGCCGGTCGGCCCGGCCACCGACCTCTGGGCGGTCGGTGCGCTCCTCTACCGGAGTGTGCAGGGCCAGCCGCCGTTCCCGGAGGACAGCGCCGTCGAACTGGCGCAGCTGGTCTGCTCGCAGCCGCCCGCGGTCGCCGAGGAGTGCGGGGCGCTGCGTCCCGTCGTCGAGTCCCTGCTGCGTCAGGACCCCGCCGACCGCCCGGATTTCGAGGAGCTGAGCGGCTGGCTGCGCTCGTTGATCCGTACGGCACCGGAGCCGGAGGCCGGCAGCCGGCTGGTGACGATGCCGGCGTCGCAGGGCGCCGATCCGCGGCGGCTGCCGATCGTGCGGCGCCGCGGTGAACTCGTCCGGAAGGGGCGCCACAAGAAGACCCGGGCGTCCCGGCGGGCCCGGCCGCAGCCGGCACCGGCCGTTGCCGGGGCGGACGGGACGCCGGCCGCCGCGGCCGCACCGCTCGTCCCACCGGCGCCGGACCCGGAGCGGTCCGCCCCGCTCGCCGCGGCACCCCGTCCGCCCCGTCCCCCGAAGCAGTCCAAGCCGCTCCGGCCGCCCCGGCAGGTCCGGGCGGAGCGGCGTGCCGAGCCGGCTGAGCCCTGGGGGTACGGCGGGGCCGCTGACGGGGAGCCGTACGAGCAGCAGACGCTGGGCGAGGTCGGCCAGGTCGGCCAGGTCGATCAGGTAGGGCATGGGGGCCAGGGGGGCCTGGGCGACGTGTCGCGCCCGGGGCGCCCGGCGCGTGCGCCGCGCCCGCTCGGCCGGCTGCTGCTGACCGTGGTCCTGCTCCTCCTCGTCGGCGCGGTCATCTACGCCATGGCGTTCCTGCCCAAGTCCGGTGAGGACTCCCGGACCGGCGGGGAGGGCGCGGACCGTGCGGGCACCTCGGGCACGGCGCCCGCGTCCCCCACTCCGCCCAAGGACAAGGGGGAGGGAGAGGGGGAGGGCGGCTCGTCCGGCACTGGCGCGCCGCGGGCCACCGGCCCGGCGGGGGTCGCCAAGGGCTTCGAGGTCCGCACCGACCCCGAGGGTTTCCAGGTCGCGGTCCGCAAGGGCTGGCAGCGGCGCGGGGCGAACGACCGGGACCAGGTGCGGTACGTCGGCGGGGACTACGAGCTGGTGGTGGTGCCCGGCCGCGACACGACGGCACACTCCGGCACCGACCCGATGGCGTACATGCAGAACAAGGAAGCCGAGCTGGCGCCGTACCGCTCCTCCGGCTGGGCCTCGGCCTCCGGTCTGCAGCGGATCGACGTCGGGAAGACGGCGATGGCCGAGGGCACCTTCTCCTGGCGTGACGGCAGCGGACGCGAGGTGTACGTGCGCAACCTCGCGATGATCCACAACGGCCGCTACCACCTCGTCCTCGTCATCGGCCCGGACAGCGGGCGGCACGAGGTGGACGAGCTGTACGAGCAGGCGACGAGCGCCTACCGGCCGCGCTGA